ttattatcaatatcaTTTTCTCCAAGCTATTCAAGATACCTGTACAGCATTACGGTGATTGCCTGCATAATTTATGttatgaaattgctttatataAACGGGTAGTAGTGGAAGTTAGAAGCTATGGGTCTATTAAGTGTTTTAGAAAACAGGAAAGCCGAGTTTTATGTCCTTAATGTTCCTCTCCTTTTGCAGGTATTCTAGCTTGCCTAGATGGATATATGAACATAGCTATGGAACAAACAGAAGAATATGTCAATGGccagttaaaaaataaatatggcgATGCTTTTATTCGCGGAAATAACGGTACTTGTTATTCGATGTACTTATCAACttttatttatatacttatgCTGTCAATGATGGtgaatttcatttcatttgtgCAGTACTTTATATCAGCACATCAAAGAGGACATTGGCAGATGGGGCTTAAGTTGTGTTGGCAACTGCAACAAAGAATCATTCTTATGATAAAATTGTTTGTAGAATCTTTAAGTATTTTAGATATTATAACTGAGAGCATTTTAGATCATCTTTAATCAAACTCATTGAAACTTCTGTTTCAAGCTTTGGAAGTAACAGATGCTTTCATTCTAAGCTATGGATTCGGATATGATGTGAATGtcaaatatgaatatatatgtccAACATGAGTATGATTAatctttttaagtttttcttttaagtaTTTGGATGGTCTTTTAAAGTTAATAACTAAGTCCTGAAATTTTCAGACAGTACTTGAGCAAGGTAGACTCTATTTTAACTTACATCTTTATCATATTATGAATCATTTCTTTTCGATGCAATGCTAAGAACGAAAAAAACCGAAGTCTTTTAGAAAATTGAAGGTATCTGGTTCGAATTAGGTTGAATTATATATCATTCAAATTTGAATTATCCCAGTCcaaatattaaaaagaattagATTATAtactttgaaattatttaaaattatccaATGAGATTTTGACCGTGTTGACAAATTTtaagattttgagcctttaaaaTCGAGTTTCAAACACTATATCATCATGAGAATCTCACCATTTTATATAGAGTTATTTAGGTTTAAGTATAAAAACATTTAGATTTTT
This window of the Gossypium hirsutum isolate 1008001.06 chromosome A09, Gossypium_hirsutum_v2.1, whole genome shotgun sequence genome carries:
- the LOC121206315 gene encoding sm-like protein LSM36B; the protein is MSGAGEKGSTTTKTPADFLKSIRGRPVVVKLNSGVDYRGILACLDGYMNIAMEQTEEYVNGQLKNKYGDAFIRGNNVLYISTSKRTLADGA